DNA from Malus sylvestris chromosome 11, drMalSylv7.2, whole genome shotgun sequence:
ACTACCTATTGTAATGGGGATAAGGATTGTCTACCCTTCCTTTTTTCATGTCCATGctttcctgtttgtgtggttacgattaagtcatgtcaacattttatattactattcatttttattttatactatTGTAGTGGGGATAAGGATTGTCTACCCTTCCTTTTTTCATGTCCATGctttcctgtttgtgtggtcacgattaagtcatgtcaacattttatattactattcatttttattttattatatttataaaaaaaatagaaaatgttaaCGTAATTTAACAGTGACCACATAAACAGAAGGGTATGGAAGACATGAAAAAAGAGAGGGCAATCCTTGTCCTTATAGTGGTGCGTCGGACTTTACCTGTCATTTTCACGGGATGAGGCAATTAAAAGAAATTGTAAGCAAAGGGTCCCCAGGAATCTCTCTGGTCTCCTCCTACAGGTGGAAGCATTGACCAATGGGTTTTATCTCTTAGGGTTTTCAGAGGTAAGGCTAAATATCTAAAATAgtctttgagatttgcataactcatcactttggcccttaacatttcaaatcaataaaaatggttcatgagattgtccaccatctatcattttggtcattccgttaaaaactccgttaagtgtcccggaactcttggccggaagtttaggcaattttcaaagtttcgtaactcaattgtttattaaccaaattcgactcataatatataaaaatgaagataggaaagtgtagaataagattataactATTTGGAAGCCTAATGGTTGCTGGAGATGGTCGAAAAATAGCcttaaagttgactggtccaagggaaaatttgaaaactcgccgaaaactgggtaaattttaaacgttcataacttattcaatactcaacgaaatcaagtgatttaaaaacaaaaatcatacttttcaatgagtgaaagagaatggtacccTTTTAGACGATTATATCCCTGTGGTTTGGTCAGAAAACgtctcgaaagtggctaactccaGACTAAGAcaaccactttcgagccgttttccggccaaatcaCGGCAAGTTAGCCTTTGAaaaaggtatcaatctcttcctcTCGTCaataagtatgatttttgtttttgaatcacttgatttcgttgagtattgaagacgttatgaacgtttaaaatttacccagtttccgacgagttttcaagttttccctcggaccagtcaactttaagGCTATTTTTCGaccatctctggcaaccattagacttccaaataggtataatcgtattctacactttcttatcttcattttgatatattatgagtcgaatttggttagtaataaattgagttacgaagctttgaaaattgcccaaacttccgaccaagagctccgggacacttaactgaatttttaacggaatgaccaaaatgatagatGGTGGACAATCGCATgaaccatttttattgatttgaaatgttagagaccaaagtgatgagttatgcaaatctcagggaccattttggctatttagccgaGAGATAATAGGTAGGATCCCTCAAAATTGACATATTTTCAAAGACAATCCCAGAATTGAACAGGAGAGGGAATTAGTTCAATTATAATAATACGGTGGTGGAAGAAATATTAGATTGACGTCCAAGGAACCGGAGGTGAATGAAATATTATATCATTTTCTTCAAAAAGTTTTCGAAGGAACGATGCTTAAAAAGTAGGATGACGAATGAAATATTGGCAAAATGGATGATGCAAAACATGCACAAACCAATTGGAAACCACTGAAAACCAGATGGAATTTGGAAGGAACGTGGCTCAACGTGTGTTCAAAAAGGGTCCAGTTTCAAAAAAATCAAACTGAGGTTCCCTGGGTCAAATATTATAAGAATTGAACGGGACAAAGTTGAATAGTGAATGGGGAGAATATTTCCAGCTGGggtattttttcttttggtttgatCACTTCCACTGGGTTAGGAGGACAAGAGCAATGACATTTAAATTGACcttattattcattttaaataGTATTTGTTTTTGTGCCACTTCACCTAATAGGTGAGGCAATTCCTattcacatttttttgtttagatGTTCGGGTCATGATGTGCCTTGGATCTACTCGACGAATTGTACATGAATCTCTTCCACATTTGGAGCACCATCATCTCATTTTTCTTGACCAAGTCATGAGTAACACGCACCCAACACTCGAGCAAAATAACTTCTCCAATCGACCAATTTGTCTTCTTACTCATTTTTTctagtacaaaaaaaaaaaaaagatttgaaaagtCGAAAATTAATATAGTGTTGCAAGACATTTATATCCGCCCACTAATTTGATGTAACTGTCGGAACCGTTAAGCTATGGATTCTTCAAATAAAtatgagctcgtttggatgtgcttttgaaatgactgaaagcatttttggtgaaaatgattttaaaaccaatcattagtaaaaatgcaagtaaattctgAAAAAGCACATAAAGTTCTTCATAGAATAAGCATATAACTGGTGCTTATTGCAAAAAACACTTTaagaaagtgcttttgaaacccaaaaatactttttctaaaaacattttcaatcattttaaaagcacatccaaacgagtcaTATGTCATTTTCCTTACTAGATCATGCAATTGATTCTCCCTATTGAATTAAGAGAATTTGTTTAATTTACCAAGATAGTTGCCTCACTACAATAAAAAGGTGATTATGCCTCACATTATAACATGCTAAGAAACTCTCAAATAAATTCACTCCTCTCAAATTGTTTTCATCTGTAACGCGTTATTAGTACTTTTGCTCTAACCGAATCAAAACATGCAGTTTGATTTTTTCTCACCATTTTAGGAACAAAATTTCAATTTCTCTCAATACGAAAGTAGGATCATTTTTACGTTTTGAAGCAAGTATTTCATTTTATGATTTCAACTTTATGTCAAACCCGTAATTATATGTTCAATAATACCAGGAAGCATAAAACTTTCACCATACGAAAAATAACCATGGTGCATGATAAACATGTGTATATCATCTGTAACCTTCAGTAATTAAGTCTTCGATAGCCTTTTACATAAATGATACAAAACATGCAACAGATAATGCTGCAAGCATAAATAAGAATAGTTGCAGACTCCAATTCATTCATTGGCTCCCAGGTGTCTTCCTCAGGCCTGTAGCCCTTCCAATAAATCTACATACATCACAAGGCAAGCAAATTTTGCATGAGGAACTAATGAATTTAGATTTGCATTAACCATTTACTCGCATATTATGTCgttataaatatttaaagaacaTGCATTTATAAATTTCGAAGTTCATACCTTTAAGTATATTCCcttcttctcattttttttggAGTCACCAAAACATACTCCTACGTAGTCAACTTCAAACATTTCAGAATCATCCTTAACATTTCCTTTaacatcttcttcctcttcatcatcttccttcCTAAAGAATTCAAGCATACTCTTCTCGACATCTGCGTCTAAATTGTCAGTCTCAACCAACTTTAAGCAGAAGCAGTATTTTCTCCATTCCTTGAGCATTTTGAGGAAATCTTCAGCAGCTTCATTTTGGACCTGATGTGTGAATTGGACAATAaattatacaaaaagaaaaattacttCTGTTCTAGACTCTTACAAGCGCATCCA
Protein-coding regions in this window:
- the LOC126588464 gene encoding DNA (cytosine-5)-methyltransferase CMT3-like isoform X1, translating into MTQLSLFQMMFCLDSEVDSKMSNGVCAKSEVSILDLYLGCEAMSTGLCLGARLGSVNLVTVQNEAAEDFLKMLKEWRKYCFCLKLVETDNLDADVEKSMLEFFRKEDDEEEEDVKGNVKDDSEMFEVDYVGVCFGDSKKNEKKGIYLKIYWKGYRPEEDTWEPMNELESATILIYACSIICCMFCIIYVKGYRRLNY
- the LOC126588464 gene encoding DNA (cytosine-5)-methyltransferase CMT3-like isoform X2 encodes the protein MMFCLDSEVDSKMSNGVCAKSEVSILDLYLGCEAMSTGLCLGARLGSVNLVTVQNEAAEDFLKMLKEWRKYCFCLKLVETDNLDADVEKSMLEFFRKEDDEEEEDVKGNVKDDSEMFEVDYVGVCFGDSKKNEKKGIYLKIYWKGYRPEEDTWEPMNELESATILIYACSIICCMFCIIYVKGYRRLNY